The following are from one region of the Arachis duranensis cultivar V14167 chromosome 10, aradu.V14167.gnm2.J7QH, whole genome shotgun sequence genome:
- the LOC107469228 gene encoding early nodulin-70-like: protein MVASSVSSAAVSCTLEEMLESKEKEMYQQQWVQNAPDPPCFFREVFENVKDTILPPNNSKNVWSTLVVNDNQQPLYKRVLVLLTEIFPILASLRGYNAHKFKFDLMAGITVASLAIPQCVGFATLAQLSPEYGLYTCFGPPLMYAMLTSSREIVIGNVAVDSLLLSSMISKLKDPIQDSVAYTQLLLTATFIAGIFQLAFGIFRFGFLVDYLSHATIVGFLAAAAVGIGAYQFIVLLGIKKFTNKSDLISVIKIFWTSLFKDRSQWHPYSFTLGFSFLCFILFARFMGRRNKKLFWLPTIAPLLSVIVSSIVAYTVNSHQINVKDYKVDVLGEIKGGSLNPISLLHLNLSDNFLAPLIKTGLTVAVISLTETIAVGRSFASLRGYNLDPNKEMISLGLTNIVGSFTSCYVASGSLSRTALNYSSGAETTVSSIVMALTVLISLKFLTRLLYYTPKAILAAIIISVVPGLIDVQKAYQIWKVDKLDFLACAAAFFGVLFASVEMGLAIAVTISFAKLILVSIQPGITVLGRLPGKDAFGDIEQYPMGLSIPGLLILSPKSSFLCFANATLVRERIERWVNDGHVEEGEGGSNLKFIILDSSGLTNIDTAGIASLEELNKNLISHGVKLVIANPRWQVIHKLRVGDFVSKIGGRVFVSVGEAVDACLGLGAAKMANTV from the exons ATGGTAGCTTCATCAGTAAGCAGTGCCGCAGTGAGTTGCACATTGGAAGAAATGTTGGAATCTAAAGAGAAAGAAATGTACCAGCAGCAGTGGGTGCAAAATGCACCCGACCCGCCTTGTTTTTTTCGAGAGGTATTCGAAAACGTTAAGGACACAATATTGCCCCCCAATAACAGCAAGAATGTGTGGTCAACTCTCGTTGTCAATGACAACCAACAACCTTTGTACAAAAGAGTGTTGGTGTTGTTGACGGAGATTTTTCCCATCCTTGCTTCTCTAAGAGGATACAATGCTCACAAGTTCAAATTCGATCTCATGGCGGGTATAACCGTTGCAAGTCTCGCCATTCCTCAG TGTGTAGGATTCGCTACTTTGGCTCAGCTAAGTCCCGAATATGGCTTAT ATACATGTTTTGGGCCACCTCTTATGTACGCAATGCTTACGAGTTCAAGAGAGATAGTGATTGGGAATGTAGCAGTGGATtcacttcttctttcttcaatgATTTCCAAATTGAAAGATCCCATTCAAGATTCTGTTGCATACACTCAGCTACTTCTAACTGCAACTTTCATTGCTGGTATCTTCCAACTTGCATTTGGAATCTTCAG GTTTGGATTTCTGGTGGATTATCTTTCCCATGCAACAATAGTGGGGTTCTTGGCAGCAGCTGCCGTAGGCATTGGAGCATATCAGTTTATAGTGTTGTTAGGAATCAAAAAATTCACTAACAAATCTGACTTGATTTCTGTGATCAAAATATTTTGGACATCTTTATTCAAGGATCGA TCACAGTGGCATCCTTACAGCTTTACTCTTGGATTCTCATTTCTTTGTTTCATCCTATTTGCCAGATTCATG GGGAGAAGGAACAAGAAACTGTTCTGGTTGCCAACAATTGCTCCTCTGCTTTCagttattgtatcttctattgTTGCATATACAGTGAATTCTCATCAAATAAATGTGAAGGACTACAAAGTTGATGTGTTAGGAGAAATCAAAGGAGGTAGCTTGAACCCAATCTCATTATTGCATCTCAACCTTAGTGACAATTTTTTGGCTCCATTGATCAAAACAGGCTTAACCGTTGCTGTTATTTCACTCACG gaaACTATTGCTGTTGGTAGGTCATTTGCATCCCTAAGAGGATACAATCTTGATCCCAATAAAGAAATGATATCCCTGGGTTTAACCAACATTGTTGGATCTTTCACGTCTTGCTACGTTGCATCTG GTTCACTTTCACGCACTGCTCTAAATTATAGTTCAGGGGCTGAAACAACGGTGTCAAGCATAGTGATGGCATTGACGGTTCTAATATCACTGAAATTCTTGACGAGGCTATTGTATTACACTCCAAAGGCAATCTTAGCAGCAATAATTATATCGGTAGTGCCTGGTCTTATTGACGTTCAAAAAGCATATCAGATTTGGAAGGTTGATAAACTAGACTTTCTTGCTTGCGCTGCAGCCTTTTTTGGGGTCCTCTTTGCCTCTGTAGAGATGGGCCTTGCAATTGCG gtGACAATATCATTTGCAAAGTTAATTCTGGTGTCAATTCAACCTGGAATAACGGTTCTTGGAAGGCTTCCTGGAAAAGATGCATTTGGTGACATTGAGCAATATCCAATGGGCCTCTCCATTCCTGGCCTTCTTATTCTTTCTCCAAAATCCTCCTTCCTTTGTTTTGCAAATGCAACTCTTGTCAGAGAAAG GATTGAGAGATGGGTGAACGATGGACACGTTGAGGAGGGCGAGGGAGGAAGCAATTTAAAATTCATCATTCTTGACTCCTCAG GTCTTACGAATATTGACACAGCGGGAATTGCTTCTTTGGAGGAACTgaacaagaatttgatttcacATGGAGTAAAa TTGGTGATAGCTAACCCAAGGTGGCAAGTAATCCACAAGCTAAGAGTAGGTGACTTTGTGAGCAAAATTGGAGGAAGAGTTTTCGTTTCTGTGGGTGAAGCTGTAGATGCATGTCTTGGTCTTGGTGCTGCCAAAATGGCTAATACTGTATAA